TTTACCACGCCCACCGCCTGTTTGTATTTTCCCTTGCGTTATGTGATATTCACGAAGGACTTTAGAGCATTCCACAACGCCCCAACCACAAGCCTTTAGCTTTGGGTCTATGAGTTCTGCTCTTGTTTCTGCTTCGTTCATTTTCTTAATATTTTAGCTTCCAAGCCAATCGATTATTGGTTGAACAAAATCAGGGATTGGAATTGTTTCTTCTTGTGCCATCAGTCTGGCTCTTAAAGTTTTATTTCTGCCAAAATTTTGGCAATGCTCTTGGTATATTTTTTCGGTATAGAATTTTTTACATTCATCTTCATAGTTCTTTTCAAATACAAATACCTGAACACCCTTTGCTGCATATGAATTTAGAAGCTCGTTATATTTTGCTTCTTCGTCTTTTTCATCTTTTTTGAAGTCTGAACTATCTGTATCGTAAACTAAGCCGACTGGTATTTCAAAAGAAATGGCTAACTCAACAAAGTCAATCAAATTTCTTTTTCCACCAACTTCAATGATTGTGCTACCAAAACCATCAAAATCAATTCCCATTCGTTTTGCAAATTCTGGGAAAGCCATTTTTTCTGTATCGCCTTCAACTATAAGTAGTTTTCTTGCAAAGAACATTTCATTCCGTTCAGGGTCTAATTCTTTTCTAAACTTATTCCTAAGAGCATCACTTGTTTTAAGAGTTGATTTTTTTATGTGTGTACCATTATTGTTTTTTGAAACAATTACAATTTCATTGAACTCGGGAATTGTAACAAAATGTGGTGAATGAGTAATGTAAATTACTTGGTTAGTTTCACCAATTTGTCTGATAGTTTTATAAAGAGAGCGTTGCATTTGCGGATGCAAATACATTTCAGGTTCTTCGATTAAAAATAATGCACCTTGCTTTTTTCTGTCTTCAAATGCTTTAAGAATAGCCAATACTATTGCATTTTGAAAACCTGCTCCTAATTCTGTTGCATTAATGTTGTATTCGTGCTCCTTAACGTAAATTTCTAACGACTTGTAAAATTCAAGTGAACTTAATGGATTAAAGTATAAATCGAGTTTGTCTGTTTCGGTTTCAGGATTAAATCCGAGTTGTTTAAGGGCATTATCTTTTATTGCTTTTTCAAGAGCAAGAAATTCATCTGTTCTTAAAGTTCTTATTGCTTCATCAATGGCTTGCTTGAATCTTTCAATTCGTGGTAACATTTTCCCGCTTCCTTCCTTTCCAACTTCAATAAGGTTTTCGGGATTTTCAAAATCTTCATTTATATCTTTCATCAATGTGCCAAGTATAGAATTTCTGCTACTCGGAAGTTGATTTTTTAAATTTCTATCAGTGCCAATAAAAATAACTGGAAATGCTTCTTGGAGTTCTTGCGGAATTGTTGTTAAGGGAACCATTTGTGGCTGCTCACCTTTTTTTGGTCTTGATTTAAAACCGAATACTGGTTTGTCATTGAGTTGCAAACATTGTTTCTCTAATCTTCTCTCTCCTGAATTTTCACCCTTTTTGTATCGGGTATAAAAAAATCTGACTTTGGGAA
This Lentimicrobiaceae bacterium DNA region includes the following protein-coding sequences:
- a CDS encoding AAA family ATPase gives rise to the protein MRIRKVCIQGFRSIKEPLELNLEQVNALIGANNCGKSNILSAIYRVLGRDWVTKNTFFENDVYNEDYDTDIVIDFEFDEPFQYEQFVGIPVEIPKVRFFYTRYKKGENSGERRLEKQCLQLNDKPVFGFKSRPKKGEQPQMVPLTTIPQELQEAFPVIFIGTDRNLKNQLPSSRNSILGTLMKDINEDFENPENLIEVGKEGSGKMLPRIERFKQAIDEAIRTLRTDEFLALEKAIKDNALKQLGFNPETETDKLDLYFNPLSSLEFYKSLEIYVKEHEYNINATELGAGFQNAIVLAILKAFEDRKKQGALFLIEEPEMYLHPQMQRSLYKTIRQIGETNQVIYITHSPHFVTIPEFNEIVIVSKNNNGTHIKKSTLKTSDALRNKFRKELDPERNEMFFARKLLIVEGDTEKMAFPEFAKRMGIDFDGFGSTIIEVGGKRNLIDFVELAISFEIPVGLVYDTDSSDFKKDEKDEEAKYNELLNSYAAKGVQVFVFEKNYEDECKKFYTEKIYQEHCQNFGRNKTLRARLMAQEETIPIPDFVQPIIDWLGS